CTCGCGTCCGCGGCGCCCCGGCCCAGCGCCACGATCGTCATGCCGATCACTGCGACGACCAGACCTGCGAGGCGGACGGCGTCGAGTCGTTCCCGGAGGAACAGGGCGGCGAGCAGGACGGTGAAGGGAGCGGACGACTGCAGCACGAGCGATGCCAGGCCGGTGGGAAGCCCGGCCTCCATCGCCCAGAACAGGAAGCCGAACTGGGCGAATCCGAATCCGGCGCCGTAGAGCAGGAGCCAGCGCAGCGGCACCTGCGGTCGCGGTACGAACATCACCACGGGGACGGCGATCACCGCGAAGCGGAGCCCGGCGAAGAAGAAGGGCGGGAAGTGGTCGAGACCGAACCGGATGGCGAGGAAGTTGCATCCCCACAGCACCACGACGGTGAGCGCGAGCAGACGGTCCCGAAACGACATGCGTCAATTCTTCGCGAAGGAAACAATCAGAACAAGCGAATGTTGCTGAAGCAATTGTGTAGTTTATCTACATGGATGTGATGCGGTTGCGGATTCTCCGTGAGCTCGCCGATCGCGGAACCGTGGCCGCGACGGCAGCGGCCCTGTCCATGACGCCGTCGGCCGTGTCGCAGCAGTTGAAGGTCCTCGCGCGGGAGGCCGGAGTGCCCCTGCTCGAACCCGACGGCCGGCGCCTGCGGTTCACAGACGCCGGTCGCGCGCTCGTGGTGCGCGCCGACGAGGTGCTCGACGCCCTCGACCGGGCGGCCGACGAGATGACCTCCTACGCCCGGTCGCCGCGTGGCCGGGTGCGTGTCGCTTCCTTCCCCTCAGGGGCGGCCCTGCTGCTCCCGGCCGTGCTCGAAGCGGCGGACGCGATCGGCGTCGAGGTCGATGCGAGCGACGAGGACGTCCCGGCCTCCGCCGTGCCGGCCCTGCTCGCCGACTACGACGTGGTGCTCACCCACCGGGACGAGCGGTCGGCGCCGCTGACCGACCCCCGCGTCCGCGTCGACACGCTCATGCGCGAACCGATCGATCTCGTCCTCCCGTCCGGGCATCGGCTCGCGTCGCAGGAGAAGGTACGGATCGACGAGCTGGCGGGGGAGGACTGGATCAGCGTGCGGGGTGGCTTCCCCGTCGACGACGTGCTGCTCTCCGTCGCCGCGGTGACCGCCATCCGTCCGCGAGTCGTGCACCGGATCAACGACTTCCGTGTCATCGAGGAACTTGTGGCGGCAGGTCGCGGGGTGGCTCTGCTGCCGCGCCATTCGGTGCTGCATCCGCACCTCGTGCGGGTACCTCTGGCCGGGGTGCGCGCGGCGCGGATCTACGAGCTCGCCACCCGGCCGGGCGCCGCCCGGCGACCGGCCGTGGCCGCAGTGCTCGACAGCTTCCGTGCCGCGGCGGCACGGAAGCTGTCGAGGTGAGAACGGTATGCAGGTGACGAGCCGGAGGTCAGGGCCGGCCGGAGGCCAGGACGACCGGTGTCAGGACGGCCGGTGTCAGGACGGCCGGTGTCAGGACAGGGCCTTGGCCTTGAGGGCCTCGAACTCGGCCTGGTCGATGACACCCTCGTCGAGCAGCTTCTTCGCGTCGGCGATGTGCTCGGCCGGCGACTTCCCGGCGACCGAACGGATGTAGTCGTCCTGCGCGGCCTTGAACTGGGCGGCCTCCTTCGCGGACCGCTCGGCCATGCCGCTGCCGTGGACGATGAGATAGATCAGGCCCGTCAGCCACGGGAAGATGAACAGGAAGACGATCCAGATCGCCTTGACCCAGCCGGACTGCTCCCGGTTCCGGAACAGGTCGCCGATGATCATCCAGAGCATGATCAGGTACGCGATGAAGGCGAAGCAGACGACGATGTACCAGATGATGTCCATGAATTCCATGCGCACACTCCGGGTTCGAGCAGAATTTCTTCTGCGAGACGAGAATCGGGGGGAATTCGACGGATTTCACACAGGGTGCATTTGCCGTCGTCAAACCCCTCGAACTATATCTTCCGACAAAGCGTGACAATCGGACGAAATGCTAGCGAATGGATGAATTCCACGGGTGAAAATTCGTGAAACGACGAATGCGGTGGACCCCGACGGGGTCCACCGCATTCGTGCGAGAGGGATCAGCGGTGGGCGCGGTTCACCGCGGAGACCACTGCGCGCAGCGACGCCGTGGTGATCGACGGGGCGATACCCACACCCCACACCAGGACGGTCTTGCCGTCGGGGCGGGTGACGTCGGCCTCGACGTAGGCGGCCGCGTTGGCGTCGTCGCCGGCGGACATCGCGTGCTCGGCGTAGCCGCGGATCGACACCCGGTAGTCCAGGCTCTCCAGCGCCTCGACAAAGGCGGCCAGCGGGCCGTTGCCGGTCCCGGTGATCTCCTTCTCGACGCCCTCGACCTTCAGCACCGCGGTGATGGTGTCCTCACCGTCGTCGGTCTCGGAGGCCGTGACCTTCTGGCGGATGCGCTCGAGCGGCGTGATCGGGGCCAGGTACTCCTCGTGGAAGATGTCCCACATCTCCTTGGGGCTGACCTCGCCGCCCTCGCCGTCGGTGACCTTCTGGACGGCCTGGGAGAACTCGATCTGCAGACGACGCGGCAGGTTCAGGCCGTGGTCGTGCTTCATGATGTAGGCGATGCCGCCCTTGCCGGACTGCGAGTTCACGCGGATGACGGCCTCGTAGGTGCGGCCGACGTCCTTCGGGTCGATGGGCAGGTACGGCACGGCCCACGTGTGGTCGTCGATGTCGACACCGGCGGCGTCGGCATCGGCCTTCATCATGTC
This region of Rhodococcus sp. Z13 genomic DNA includes:
- a CDS encoding LysR family transcriptional regulator produces the protein MDVMRLRILRELADRGTVAATAAALSMTPSAVSQQLKVLAREAGVPLLEPDGRRLRFTDAGRALVVRADEVLDALDRAADEMTSYARSPRGRVRVASFPSGAALLLPAVLEAADAIGVEVDASDEDVPASAVPALLADYDVVLTHRDERSAPLTDPRVRVDTLMREPIDLVLPSGHRLASQEKVRIDELAGEDWISVRGGFPVDDVLLSVAAVTAIRPRVVHRINDFRVIEELVAAGRGVALLPRHSVLHPHLVRVPLAGVRAARIYELATRPGAARRPAVAAVLDSFRAAAARKLSR
- a CDS encoding SHOCT domain-containing protein, encoding MEFMDIIWYIVVCFAFIAYLIMLWMIIGDLFRNREQSGWVKAIWIVFLFIFPWLTGLIYLIVHGSGMAERSAKEAAQFKAAQDDYIRSVAGKSPAEHIADAKKLLDEGVIDQAEFEALKAKALS